The following are encoded in a window of Mycolicibacterium tusciae JS617 genomic DNA:
- the bioD gene encoding dethiobiotin synthase, with protein MSTLVITGTDTGVGKTVSTAALACHARLLGIEVAVCKPVQTGSPRDDDLADIARLSGVTDLRGSWRYPEPLAPAAAAQRAGQALPTRAELVGSVREASDAGAKLVLVEGAGGLLVELGEDGATLRDVAMDLAAPVLVVVTAGLGTLNHTALTLEALAAQGVPCAGLVIGAWPSEPAPAELGNRAALSRLAPVRAVLPAGLGTASAGEFEAVSALAFDPSWVASLGV; from the coding sequence GTGAGCACTCTCGTCATCACCGGAACCGATACCGGAGTCGGCAAGACGGTGTCGACCGCGGCCCTGGCGTGTCATGCGCGGCTGCTCGGCATCGAGGTCGCGGTGTGCAAACCCGTGCAGACCGGCAGCCCCCGAGACGACGACCTGGCCGATATCGCCCGGCTTTCCGGTGTGACCGACCTTCGTGGTTCGTGGCGGTATCCGGAGCCGCTGGCCCCGGCGGCCGCCGCGCAACGGGCTGGCCAGGCGTTACCCACACGCGCCGAGCTGGTCGGGTCGGTGCGCGAGGCCAGTGACGCCGGAGCCAAGCTGGTGCTGGTGGAGGGTGCCGGGGGTCTGCTCGTGGAGCTGGGCGAGGACGGCGCAACGCTGCGCGACGTCGCGATGGACCTGGCCGCGCCGGTGCTCGTCGTCGTGACCGCGGGACTGGGCACACTGAACCACACTGCGTTGACGTTGGAAGCGCTTGCCGCCCAAGGGGTTCCGTGTGCCGGGCTGGTGATTGGAGCGTGGCCGTCCGAACCAGCCCCTGCCGAGTTGGGCAATCGCGCGGCACTGAGCCGACTGGCTCCGGTGCGTGCTGTGCTGCCCGCAGGACTCGGCACGGCGAGCGCAGGCGAGTTCGAGGCCGTCAGCGCGTTGGCGTTCGATCCGTCGTGGGTCGCCAGTCTCGGGGTCTGA
- a CDS encoding 8-amino-7-oxononanoate synthase, which translates to MTRTGLSPLAWLDEVELQRRAAGLRRSLRTRRPVGAELDLASNDYLGLSQHPDVIEGGVAALRTWGAGSTGSRLVTGNTEIHEGFEQALADFVGAESALAFSSGYTANLGAVVSLSGAGSLLVSDALTHASLVDACRLSRARVVVTPHRDVAAVEAALASRGEERAVVVTDAVFSADGVLAPLRSLHDVCRRHGALLVVDEAHALGVRGTGGRGLVHEVGLAGAPDVVVTTTMSKALGSQGGVVLGPAAVRDHLIDAARPFIFDTGLAPAAVGAAWAALKVLIAEPSRAQAVLDHAAALATVCDLDERPGSAVVSVILGEPEVALAAAVSCLDRGVRVGCFRPPTVPAGTSRLRLTARASLSEDEMALAREVLTDVLSAGA; encoded by the coding sequence GTGACGCGCACAGGTCTTTCGCCGCTGGCGTGGCTCGACGAGGTCGAGCTGCAGCGCCGCGCCGCCGGGCTGCGGCGGTCGCTGCGGACCCGCCGGCCGGTCGGCGCCGAACTCGACCTGGCCTCCAACGACTATCTCGGGTTATCGCAGCATCCGGATGTCATCGAAGGTGGTGTGGCGGCGTTACGAACCTGGGGTGCCGGGTCGACGGGATCACGGCTGGTCACTGGCAATACCGAGATTCACGAAGGCTTTGAACAGGCGCTCGCCGATTTCGTCGGCGCCGAGTCGGCGCTGGCCTTTTCGTCTGGCTACACCGCGAACCTGGGTGCGGTCGTGTCACTGTCCGGCGCAGGCTCGCTGCTGGTCTCCGACGCCCTGACGCACGCGTCCCTGGTCGACGCGTGCCGGCTGTCGCGGGCCCGGGTAGTGGTGACCCCGCACCGCGACGTCGCTGCCGTCGAGGCGGCGCTGGCCAGCCGTGGCGAGGAACGCGCGGTCGTCGTTACCGACGCGGTGTTCTCCGCGGACGGCGTGCTGGCCCCGCTGAGGTCATTGCACGACGTGTGCCGTCGGCACGGCGCACTTCTCGTCGTCGACGAGGCGCACGCGCTCGGCGTGCGGGGGACCGGCGGCCGCGGACTGGTGCACGAGGTCGGCTTGGCGGGCGCGCCGGACGTGGTGGTGACGACGACGATGTCCAAGGCATTGGGGAGTCAGGGTGGCGTGGTGCTCGGACCGGCCGCGGTGCGCGACCATCTCATTGATGCCGCGCGGCCGTTCATCTTCGACACGGGACTTGCGCCCGCCGCGGTGGGGGCGGCGTGGGCGGCGCTGAAGGTGCTGATCGCTGAACCGTCGCGTGCGCAGGCGGTGCTCGACCATGCGGCCGCGCTCGCCACGGTGTGTGACCTTGACGAGCGACCCGGCTCGGCGGTGGTGTCGGTGATCCTGGGTGAGCCCGAGGTGGCGTTGGCCGCAGCTGTGTCGTGTCTGGACCGTGGCGTTCGCGTCGGCTGCTTCCGGCCGCCGACTGTGCCCGCGGGTACCTCCCGGTTGCGGCTCACTGCCCGCGCCTCGCTGTCGGAGGACGAGATGGCTTTGGCGCGTGAGGTTCTCACCGACGTGCTCTCCGCAGGCGCGTGA
- a CDS encoding adenosylmethionine--8-amino-7-oxononanoate transaminase has product MAALTPAEIGAIDAAHVWHPYSTIGAEAIAPLVAVGARGAWLTLHRDGQDVCALDAMASWWTAIHGHGHPVLDAAITDQLATMNHVMFGGLTHEPAARLAELLVQLTPDGLDTVFFSDSGSVSVEVAVKMALQYWRSAGRWDKRRLMTWRGGYHGDTFTPMSVCDPDGGMHSLWSDVLAPQVFAPAVPTAYHAAYIADFERQLAEHADELAAVIIEPVVQGAGGMRFHDPQYLTDLRDICTRHDVLLIFDEIATGFGRTGELFAADHAGVTPDIMCVGKALTGGYLTLAATLCTNEIAHTISSSEAGALMHGPTFMANALACAVSVASVELLLAGDWRSTVRSIETGLRDGLAPVATLPGVADVRVLGAIGVIEMDRPVDLRVATSAALDHGVWLRPFRNLVYAMPPYICTPEEIGQITSAMADVARALT; this is encoded by the coding sequence GTGGCAGCACTGACGCCCGCCGAGATCGGCGCCATCGACGCCGCCCACGTCTGGCATCCCTACAGCACGATCGGCGCCGAGGCGATCGCGCCGCTGGTCGCAGTGGGCGCCCGCGGTGCCTGGCTCACCCTGCACCGCGACGGACAAGACGTGTGCGCTCTCGACGCGATGGCGTCCTGGTGGACCGCGATCCACGGGCACGGGCACCCGGTTCTGGATGCGGCCATCACTGACCAGCTGGCCACCATGAACCACGTCATGTTCGGCGGGCTGACCCACGAACCGGCGGCCCGGCTCGCAGAACTGCTCGTGCAGCTCACACCGGACGGACTCGACACCGTCTTCTTCAGCGACTCGGGATCGGTTTCGGTGGAGGTCGCGGTCAAGATGGCGCTGCAGTACTGGCGCAGCGCGGGCCGCTGGGACAAGCGCCGGCTGATGACGTGGCGCGGCGGCTACCACGGCGACACCTTCACCCCGATGAGCGTCTGCGACCCCGACGGCGGCATGCACAGCCTCTGGAGCGACGTGCTGGCTCCGCAGGTGTTCGCACCGGCGGTGCCGACCGCGTACCACGCCGCCTACATCGCGGACTTCGAGCGCCAACTTGCCGAACATGCCGACGAGTTGGCGGCCGTGATCATCGAACCCGTGGTGCAGGGGGCAGGCGGGATGCGGTTCCACGATCCGCAGTATCTGACCGACCTGCGCGACATCTGCACCCGCCACGACGTGCTGCTGATCTTCGACGAGATCGCCACCGGATTTGGCCGTACCGGCGAGCTCTTCGCCGCCGACCATGCCGGGGTCACGCCCGACATCATGTGCGTCGGAAAGGCGCTGACCGGCGGCTATCTCACCCTGGCCGCGACGTTGTGCACCAACGAGATTGCGCACACGATCAGCTCCAGTGAGGCAGGTGCGCTGATGCACGGCCCGACGTTCATGGCCAACGCGCTGGCATGCGCGGTCTCGGTGGCCTCGGTCGAGCTGTTGCTCGCCGGCGACTGGCGTTCGACGGTGCGTTCGATCGAGACGGGTCTGCGCGACGGACTGGCGCCCGTTGCGACGCTGCCGGGGGTGGCTGACGTCCGGGTACTCGGCGCGATCGGCGTCATCGAGATGGATCGACCCGTCGACCTGCGGGTCGCGACGTCCGCCGCGTTGGACCACGGGGTGTGGCTGCGGCCGTTCCGCAACCTGGTCTACGCGATGCCGCCCTACATCTGCACACCGGAGGAGATCGGCCAGATCACCTCGGCGATGGCCGACGTCGCGCGTGCACTAACCTGA